One part of the Glycine soja cultivar W05 chromosome 11, ASM419377v2, whole genome shotgun sequence genome encodes these proteins:
- the LOC114374580 gene encoding indole-3-acetic acid-amido synthetase GH3.6-like, with protein MPEAPGDSTKDYVLEEKNKKILDFIEDVTNNADEVQKKVLSEILSRNANVEYLRRHGVNGQTVDPDTFKRLLPVITYEDIQPDINRIANGDKSPILTSKPVTEFLTSSGTSGGERKLMPTIEEELGRRCMLYSLLMPIMNQFVPDLEKGKGMYLMFIKCESKTPGGIVARPVLTSYYKSPYFRDRSYDPYTNYTSPNETVLCLDSYQSMYSQLLCGLCQHKEVLRVGAIFASGFIRAIRFLEKHWALLCNDIKTGTINNSITDSSVREAVMRILKADPKLADFIHNECSKGSWQGIITRLWPNTKYVDVIVTGTMAQYIPTLDYYSNGLPLVCTMYASSECYFGVNLNPLCKPSHVSYTLIPTMCYYEFLPVNRSNELAASRPSPTSLNQAQQQELVELVDVKLGQEYELVVTTHAGLYRYRVGDILKVSGFKNKAPQFSFVCRKNVALSIDSDKTDEVELQNAMKNAVTHLEPFDAHVSEYTSYADTTTIPGHYVLYWELNLKGSTPIPPCVYEDCCLTIEESLNSVYRQGRVSDKSIGPLEIKIVEQGTFDKLMDYAISLGASINQYKAPRCVKFAPIVELLNSRVTSNYFSPKCPKWVPGHKQWIHQN; from the exons atgcCTGAGGCTCCTGGAGACTCCACCAAAGACTATGTTCTtgaagagaagaacaagaaaatTTTGGACTTCATAGAGGATGTGACCAACAACGCAGATGAAGTCCAGAAGAAGGTTCTCTCTGAAATCCTGTCCCGCAATGCAAACGTTGAGTACTTACGGCGACACGGTGTCAATGGCCAAACCGTCGACCCTGACACCTTCAAGAGGCTTCTCCCTGTCATTACATACGAGGACATCCAACCAGACATCAACCGCATCGCCAATGGTGACAAATCTCCAATCCTTACCTCAAAACCTGTCACAGAATTTCTCACCAG CTCTGGCACATCAGGGGGTGAGAGAAAGTTGATGCCAACAATTGAAGAGGAGCTAGGAAGGAGGTGTATGTTGTACAGCCTCTTGATGCCAATAATGAATCAATTTGTCCCCGACCTAGAAAAGGGCAAAGGAATGTACCTAATGTTCATAAAATGCGAGTCCAAAACACCCGGAGGCATAGTGGCTCGCCCAGTCCTCACAAGCTATTACAAAAGCCCTTACTTTAGGGACAGATCCTACGACCCATATACAAACTACACAAGCCCAAATGAGACCGTCCTATGTCTTGATTCCTACCAAAGCATGTACTCCCAACTTCTATGTGGCCTTTGCCAACACAAAGAGGTTCTAAGAGTTGGTGCCATATTCGCCTCTGGCTTCATCCGTGCCATTAGGTTCCTTGAGAAACATTGGGCCCTTTTGTGCAATGACATCAAAACAGGAACTATTAACAACTCAATCACTGATTCTTCAGTGAGAGAGGCTGTGATGAGGATCCTCAAGGCTGATCCCAAGCTTGCGGATTTTATCCACAATGAGTGTAGTAAAGGGTCATGGCAGGGGATTATTACTAGGCTTTGGCCCAATACAAAGTATGTGGATGTTATTGTGACGGGGACTATGGCACAATATATACCCACTCTGGATTACTATAGCAATGGCCTCCCACTTGTGTGCACCATGTATGCTTCTAGTGAGTGTTACTTTGGGGTCAACCTCAACCCTCTTTGCAAACCTAGCCATGTGTCTTACACTCTTATCCCCACCATGTGCTACTACGAATTCTTACCGGTTAATCGAAGCAATGAGCTTGCTGCTTCAAGACCTTCACCAACTTCTCTCAATCAGGCACAACAGCAAGAATTGGTGGAGCTTGTTGATGTCAAGCTTGGCCAAGAATATGAGCTTGTTGTTACAACTCATGccg GACTTTATAGGTACAGAGTGGGAGATATACTAAAGGTATCAGGATTCAAGAACAAGGCCCCTCAATTCAGCTTTGTTTGTAGAAAAAATGTTGCCCTGAGCATAGATTCCGACAAGACTGACGAGGTTGAGCTTCAGAACGCAATGAAAAATGCAGTGACACACTTGGAGCCATTTGATGCACACGTGAGTGAGTACACAAGCTATGCAGACACAACCACAATCCCAGGTCATTATGTCTTGTACTGGGAGCTCAATCTCAAAGGGTCAACCCCTATTCCACCTTGTGTGTACGAG GATTGTTGCTTAACCATTGAGGAGTCACTCAACAGTGTGTATCGCCAAGGGCGTGTGTCAGACAAATCAATAGGGCCCCTTGAAATCAAGATTGTGGAACAAGGCACCTTTGACAAACTCATGGACTATGCCATTAGCTTAGGGGCATCAATTAATCAGTATAAGGCACCAAGGTGCGTCAAGTTTGCCCCCATTGTGGAATTGTTGAACTCGAGGGTAACATCCAACTATTTCAGTCCTAAGTGTCCAAAGTGGGTTCCTGGACACAAACAGTGGATCCATCAGAATTGA